A single window of Brevundimonas naejangsanensis DNA harbors:
- the trmB gene encoding tRNA (guanosine(46)-N7)-methyltransferase TrmB, which yields MTDETDPKPSDADRPEWAKAHGPLRSFGRIKSRPIKAKQAALFDTLMPRIAVPDPAKGLIDPLALMPGAKAAWLEIGFGGGEHLAAQAARHPEAVMIGCEPFLNGVASALRHVEEGGLQNVRLHADDARAVMTALPDASLDRVMILFPDPWHKARHNKRRFLQDETAVEIARLLKPGGKVRFVTDWLDYADWALERLARTPGLTRVETGADWFAAPEDHVVTRYEEKKLGDTDPIFLEFQKG from the coding sequence ATGACCGACGAGACCGATCCCAAGCCGTCCGACGCGGACCGTCCCGAATGGGCCAAGGCGCATGGCCCGCTGCGCTCCTTCGGGCGCATCAAGTCGCGGCCGATCAAGGCGAAGCAGGCGGCCCTGTTCGACACCCTGATGCCGCGCATCGCCGTGCCGGACCCGGCCAAGGGGCTGATCGACCCCCTGGCCCTGATGCCAGGCGCGAAGGCGGCGTGGCTGGAGATCGGCTTCGGCGGCGGCGAGCACCTGGCGGCCCAGGCGGCGCGTCATCCCGAGGCGGTGATGATCGGCTGCGAGCCCTTCCTGAACGGCGTCGCCTCGGCCCTGAGGCATGTCGAGGAAGGCGGGCTTCAGAATGTCCGCCTGCACGCCGACGACGCCCGCGCGGTGATGACGGCCCTGCCGGACGCCTCGCTGGACCGGGTGATGATCCTCTTCCCCGACCCCTGGCACAAGGCGCGCCACAATAAGCGCCGCTTTCTGCAGGACGAGACGGCGGTGGAGATCGCCCGCCTGCTGAAGCCCGGCGGCAAGGTGCGCTTCGTCACCGACTGGCTGGACTACGCCGACTGGGCGCTGGAGCGGCTGGCGCGCACGCCGGGCCTGACGCGGGTCGAGACGGGCGCCGACTGGTTCGCCGCGCCCGAAGACCACGTCGTCACCCGCTATGAGGAAAAGAAGCTGGGCGACACCGATCCGATTTTCCTGGAGTTTCAGAAAGGCTGA
- the glpK gene encoding glycerol kinase GlpK, with translation MILAIDQGTTSTRAIAFEVSQPQVGQGPIGAKADAPQAGQGPIGAKADAPQAARSPIGAKKDGAFSAVAVSQIELAQHFPHSGWVEHDAAEIWRATLQTCREVVRKAGGVGRFAAIGITNQRETSVLWDAATGEPLHRAIVWQDRRTAEATGKLAAAGHEAKVQAATGLILDPYFSASKYAWLLDAVPGARERAARGEVKLGTIDAWLIWKLTGGKSHVTDATNASRTSLMNLTTRAWRPDLCDLFRVPIEALPEIRDCDALLGQTDPALFGRALPIHGAAGDQQAALVGHGALKPGDAKITYGTGAFLVANVGAAPVASTSRLLGTLGYAAGGEAAYALEGSIFSAGSAIQWLRDGLKVLSDSRQSEAVAQSLTDNGGVYLVPGFTGLGAPWWEPEARGTIVGLTRDSGPAHMVRAALESLAYQTRDLLDALKKDGAPPLKRLKVDGGVTANAFAMQFVADICEVEVERPAFQEMTAMGAARLAAYGVGLTSALWTAPAESPAVWTPRMEPAERARLLTGWRAAVRAAVAAARPE, from the coding sequence ATGATCCTCGCCATCGACCAAGGCACGACCTCGACGCGGGCGATCGCGTTTGAAGTGTCACAGCCTCAAGTAGGACAAGGCCCGATAGGCGCAAAAGCAGATGCGCCTCAAGCAGGGCAAGGCCCGATAGGCGCAAAGGCAGATGCGCCTCAAGCAGCGCGAAGCCCGATAGGCGCAAAGAAAGACGGCGCGTTCAGCGCCGTCGCCGTCAGCCAGATCGAGCTGGCGCAGCATTTCCCGCACTCCGGCTGGGTCGAGCATGACGCGGCCGAGATCTGGCGCGCGACGTTGCAGACCTGCCGCGAAGTGGTCAGGAAGGCGGGCGGCGTCGGCCGTTTCGCCGCCATCGGCATCACCAACCAGCGCGAAACCTCGGTGCTCTGGGACGCGGCGACGGGCGAGCCGCTGCACCGCGCCATCGTCTGGCAGGACCGGCGTACGGCCGAGGCGACGGGCAAGCTGGCGGCGGCAGGGCATGAGGCGAAGGTCCAGGCGGCGACGGGCCTGATCCTCGATCCCTATTTCTCGGCCTCGAAATACGCCTGGTTGCTGGATGCCGTGCCCGGCGCGCGCGAGCGGGCGGCGCGGGGCGAGGTCAAGCTGGGCACCATCGACGCCTGGCTGATCTGGAAGCTGACGGGCGGCAAGAGCCACGTCACCGACGCCACCAACGCCAGCCGCACCAGCCTGATGAACCTGACGACGCGCGCCTGGCGCCCGGACCTGTGCGACCTGTTCCGCGTGCCGATCGAGGCCCTGCCTGAGATCAGGGACTGCGACGCCCTGTTGGGCCAGACCGATCCGGCGCTGTTCGGGCGGGCGTTGCCGATTCACGGCGCGGCGGGGGACCAGCAGGCGGCTCTGGTCGGCCACGGGGCGCTGAAGCCGGGCGACGCCAAGATCACTTATGGCACCGGCGCCTTCCTGGTCGCCAATGTCGGCGCGGCGCCGGTGGCCTCGACCTCGCGGCTGCTCGGCACGCTAGGCTACGCGGCGGGCGGCGAGGCGGCCTATGCGCTGGAGGGGTCCATCTTCTCGGCCGGGTCGGCGATCCAATGGCTGCGCGACGGGCTGAAGGTGCTGTCGGATTCGCGCCAGTCCGAGGCCGTGGCCCAGTCGCTGACGGACAACGGCGGGGTCTATCTGGTTCCTGGCTTTACTGGATTGGGCGCGCCGTGGTGGGAGCCGGAGGCCCGCGGCACCATCGTCGGTCTGACGCGCGACAGCGGCCCGGCGCATATGGTCCGCGCGGCGCTGGAGAGCCTAGCCTACCAGACCCGCGACCTGCTGGACGCCTTGAAGAAGGACGGCGCCCCGCCGCTGAAACGGCTCAAGGTCGACGGCGGGGTCACCGCCAACGCCTTCGCCATGCAGTTCGTCGCCGACATCTGCGAGGTCGAGGTCGAGCGCCCGGCCTTTCAGGAAATGACAGCCATGGGGGCGGCGCGGCTGGCGGCCTATGGCGTGGGCCTGACGTCCGCGCTGTGGACCGCGCCTGCTGAGTCGCCTGCTGTCTGGACGCCGCGCATGGAGCCAGCGGAAAGAGCGCGTCTGCTGACAGGATGGCGCGCCGCCGTGCGGGCGGCCGTCGCGGCGGCGCGACCCGAGTAG
- a CDS encoding MarC family protein, producing MNAVDLGVNLFVALFALLDPIGNVPIFAAATAGASLRQRISVSAMICLFAVVFLGFFFFTGLGLLQFFGISLAAFRIAGGILLLLLGLDMAREDFLAIFADADAATDAKDVRGYAKRRFKRLIVPFAIPLMIGPGAISAVIINAGEAAKLGLVGTVSSLVAMIAACVVTFLCFSATGPISRILGDVGMAIVVRVLGLILCALAIQFILMGLGEALPGMFSAGVTAPYPAGGQ from the coding sequence ATGAACGCGGTCGATCTGGGGGTCAACCTGTTCGTGGCGCTGTTCGCCCTGCTGGACCCCATCGGCAATGTGCCGATCTTCGCGGCGGCCACGGCGGGCGCCTCCCTGCGTCAGCGGATCAGCGTCTCGGCCATGATCTGCCTGTTCGCCGTGGTCTTCCTCGGCTTCTTCTTCTTCACTGGCCTGGGCCTGCTGCAGTTCTTCGGCATTTCGCTGGCGGCCTTCCGCATCGCAGGCGGGATCCTGCTGCTGTTGCTCGGTCTGGACATGGCGCGCGAGGACTTCCTCGCCATCTTCGCCGACGCCGACGCCGCGACCGACGCCAAGGACGTGCGCGGCTACGCCAAGCGCCGCTTCAAGCGGCTGATCGTGCCGTTCGCCATTCCGCTGATGATCGGGCCCGGCGCCATCTCGGCCGTGATCATCAACGCCGGCGAGGCGGCCAAGCTGGGCCTGGTCGGCACCGTCTCCTCCCTGGTCGCCATGATCGCCGCCTGCGTGGTCACCTTCCTGTGCTTCTCGGCCACGGGGCCGATCAGCCGCATCCTCGGCGACGTGGGCATGGCCATTGTGGTGCGGGTGCTGGGCCTGATCCTGTGCGCCCTGGCGATCCAGTTCATCCTGATGGGTCTGGGCGAGGCTCTGCCGGGCATGTTCAGCGCCGGCGTCACCGCCCCCTATCCGGCGGGCGGCCAGTAG
- the pyrF gene encoding orotidine-5'-phosphate decarboxylase — protein MSADRPNRPFDPRVICALDVPTTDEARALVERIGDALGFYKVGLQLFASDGMALARELKASGAQVFLDWKLHDIGATVEKATAALAHAGCDLLTVHARPQVMAAAARGAAGSDLKILGVTVLTSLTDDDLRADDHSLSAAELVELRVRQALEAGVHGVVSSPHEAGRARRIAVEGGSEDFLIVTPGVRPAGAAMDDQARAATPVSALEAGATHLVIGRPITAVADPRAAAQAITQEIALV, from the coding sequence ATGTCCGCAGACCGACCCAATCGTCCTTTCGATCCGCGCGTGATCTGCGCCCTGGACGTGCCGACGACCGATGAGGCGCGGGCTTTGGTTGAGCGGATCGGCGATGCGCTGGGCTTTTACAAGGTGGGGCTTCAGCTGTTCGCCTCAGACGGCATGGCGCTGGCGCGCGAGTTGAAGGCGTCCGGCGCCCAGGTGTTCCTCGACTGGAAGCTGCACGATATCGGCGCGACGGTGGAGAAGGCGACGGCGGCGCTGGCCCATGCGGGTTGCGATCTGCTGACCGTCCACGCCCGGCCGCAGGTGATGGCGGCGGCGGCGCGCGGCGCGGCAGGCTCGGACCTGAAGATCTTGGGCGTGACCGTCCTGACCAGCCTGACCGACGACGATCTGAGGGCGGACGATCACAGCCTGTCGGCCGCCGAACTGGTGGAGCTGCGGGTGCGCCAGGCGCTGGAGGCGGGCGTCCACGGCGTCGTCTCCAGCCCGCATGAGGCGGGCCGGGCGCGGCGGATTGCAGTCGAGGGCGGCAGCGAGGACTTCTTGATCGTCACCCCGGGCGTGCGGCCTGCCGGGGCGGCGATGGACGATCAGGCGCGCGCGGCGACCCCGGTCAGCGCGCTAGAGGCCGGGGCGACCCATCTGGTCATCGGACGCCCGATCACGGCCGTCGCCGATCCGCGCGCGGCGGCTCAGGCGATTACGCAGGAGATTGCGCTGGTCTGA
- a CDS encoding DUF1674 domain-containing protein, whose amino-acid sequence MTEQPTPPTETSAEDVFNADVPHATPDRPLSEAARRALLEAAERRAAEDDAALPNEVGGRKGPEPTRFGDWEKKGLAVDF is encoded by the coding sequence GTGACCGAACAGCCCACCCCCCCGACCGAAACCTCTGCCGAGGACGTCTTCAACGCCGACGTGCCTCACGCCACGCCGGACCGCCCGCTAAGCGAGGCCGCGCGCCGCGCCCTGCTGGAAGCGGCCGAACGCCGCGCCGCGGAAGACGACGCCGCCTTGCCCAACGAAGTCGGCGGCCGCAAAGGGCCCGAGCCGACCCGCTTCGGCGACTGGGAGAAGAAGGGCCTCGCGGTGGACTTTTAG
- a CDS encoding threonine ammonia-lyase — protein sequence MHTPSIEGVVDAARQIAPAAVRTPLIEHPALNEAVGGRVLLKAETLQVAGAFKFRGAYNRISRLTDEEKTRGVVAYSSGNHAQGVAAAAKAVGTRALIVMPSDSPAVKVEGVRAFGGEVRFYDRWTESREAIGAEIAAERGCVLVPPFDDPFVIEGQGTVGLEMLEQAGAPMDQLLCGASGGGLIAGINLVMAEQSPDTRVIVVEPEAFDDTRRSLAAGMRGGHPEGAPSICDALMAPMPGELTFPINQRLSGAATVTDAEVAGAMRFAFRWLKLVIEPGGAVSLAALLSGKVAGEGLTTGVVLSGGNVDPGLFSAVIEGRFGG from the coding sequence ATGCATACGCCCAGCATCGAAGGCGTCGTCGACGCCGCCCGCCAGATCGCTCCCGCCGCCGTTCGCACGCCGCTGATCGAGCATCCGGCCCTGAACGAGGCCGTCGGCGGGCGGGTGCTGCTGAAGGCGGAGACGCTTCAGGTCGCGGGCGCCTTCAAGTTCCGCGGGGCCTATAACCGCATCAGCCGACTGACCGACGAAGAGAAGACGCGCGGCGTCGTCGCCTATTCCTCGGGCAACCATGCCCAAGGGGTCGCGGCCGCCGCCAAGGCCGTCGGGACCCGCGCCCTGATCGTCATGCCGTCCGACAGCCCGGCGGTGAAGGTCGAGGGGGTGCGCGCCTTTGGCGGCGAGGTGCGCTTCTACGACCGCTGGACCGAGAGCCGCGAGGCCATCGGCGCCGAGATCGCGGCCGAGCGCGGCTGCGTCCTCGTCCCGCCCTTCGACGATCCCTTCGTCATCGAGGGTCAGGGCACGGTCGGGCTGGAGATGCTGGAGCAGGCGGGCGCGCCGATGGACCAGCTGCTGTGCGGCGCCTCGGGCGGCGGGCTGATCGCCGGCATCAATCTGGTCATGGCCGAACAGAGCCCGGACACCCGCGTCATCGTGGTCGAGCCGGAAGCCTTCGACGACACTCGCCGCTCGCTGGCGGCCGGGATGCGCGGCGGCCATCCTGAGGGCGCGCCGTCGATCTGCGACGCCCTGATGGCGCCCATGCCGGGCGAACTGACCTTCCCCATCAACCAACGCCTGTCGGGCGCGGCGACCGTCACCGACGCCGAGGTCGCCGGGGCCATGCGCTTCGCCTTCCGCTGGCTGAAGCTGGTCATCGAACCGGGCGGCGCCGTGTCCCTGGCCGCCCTTCTGTCGGGCAAGGTCGCGGGCGAGGGCCTGACCACCGGCGTCGTCCTGTCCGGCGGCAACGTCGACCCCGGCCTATTCAGCGCCGTCATCGAGGGGCGGTTCGGGGGATGA
- a CDS encoding Rrf2 family transcriptional regulator, giving the protein MSDSQRFPVAAHALAYLAHKGAYAATEAEPSAVLAASVPTNPVVIRRVTALLAKAGLIATRPGASGGSWLLRRPETICLDEVLRAVNGCAHLGSPPAGAKGCPIGEHIPRQVAKALTAADQAAGAALSKITIADLLEEDPEVLRAFAPHPSCPNADAA; this is encoded by the coding sequence ATGTCTGACAGCCAACGTTTTCCCGTCGCCGCCCACGCCCTGGCCTATCTGGCCCACAAGGGCGCCTATGCGGCGACCGAGGCCGAGCCGAGCGCCGTCCTGGCCGCTTCGGTGCCGACCAATCCGGTGGTCATCCGCCGGGTGACCGCCCTGCTGGCCAAGGCGGGGCTGATCGCGACGCGTCCGGGCGCCTCGGGCGGGTCGTGGCTGCTGCGGCGCCCTGAGACCATCTGTCTGGACGAGGTGCTGCGGGCGGTGAACGGTTGCGCCCATCTGGGTTCTCCGCCTGCGGGGGCCAAGGGCTGCCCGATCGGCGAACATATTCCGCGTCAGGTCGCCAAGGCCCTGACGGCGGCGGACCAGGCGGCGGGCGCAGCCCTGTCGAAGATCACCATCGCCGACCTGCTGGAAGAAGACCCTGAGGTGTTGCGCGCCTTCGCCCCGCATCCGTCCTGTCCCAACGCCGACGCAGCCTGA
- the rimP gene encoding ribosome maturation factor RimP has protein sequence MRAKTAEDRALLELIDPVAESLGLAVVRVRLMGGTLRRRLQIMAERQADHDISVEECARLSRAVSEVLDAADPIAGEYLLEVSSPGIDRPLTRLIDFSLFEGYEARLETDRMVEGRKRFKGIVAGTEGENVAIDLDGEDETALIPFAWLADAKLVLTDELLKRGAALRAARGEPEDDGLPQDTSEGAPDAENSDSTQDSTKDDA, from the coding sequence TTGCGGGCCAAGACCGCCGAAGACCGTGCTCTGCTTGAGCTGATCGACCCCGTGGCCGAGAGCCTGGGGCTGGCGGTCGTGCGCGTGCGCCTGATGGGCGGGACGCTGCGTCGTCGTCTGCAGATCATGGCCGAGCGCCAGGCGGACCATGACATCTCGGTCGAGGAGTGCGCCCGCCTGTCGCGCGCCGTGTCCGAGGTGCTGGACGCCGCCGATCCGATCGCGGGCGAATACCTGCTGGAAGTCTCTTCGCCCGGCATCGACCGGCCGCTGACCCGCCTGATCGATTTCAGCCTGTTCGAGGGCTATGAGGCCCGCCTCGAGACCGACCGCATGGTCGAGGGCCGCAAGCGCTTCAAAGGCATTGTCGCCGGGACCGAGGGCGAGAACGTCGCCATCGACCTGGACGGCGAGGACGAGACCGCCTTGATCCCCTTCGCCTGGCTGGCTGACGCCAAGCTGGTGCTGACCGATGAACTGCTGAAGCGCGGCGCCGCCTTGCGCGCGGCGCGCGGCGAACCCGAAGACGACGGCCTGCCCCAAGATACGTCTGAGGGCGCGCCCGACGCTGAAAACTCCGACTCCACTCAAGACTCCACCAAGGACGACGCCTGA
- a CDS encoding MaoC family dehydratase: protein MTKASELQSMINQDVGVSRWFDLDQARIDAFASLTEDEQFIHVDPERAKATPFGGTIAHGFLTLSLASAMSMEAVAPLDDLVMSVNYGFDRLRFLAPAPSGSRVRGRFKLLSAEDKGAQDGMTRWLLKHELTIEIDGGDKPALIVEWLTMHVVKT, encoded by the coding sequence ATGACCAAGGCCAGCGAACTTCAATCCATGATCAATCAGGACGTCGGCGTCAGCCGCTGGTTCGACCTGGATCAGGCGCGCATCGACGCCTTCGCTAGTCTGACCGAGGACGAGCAGTTCATCCACGTCGATCCCGAACGCGCCAAGGCGACCCCCTTTGGCGGGACCATCGCGCATGGCTTTTTGACCCTCAGCCTCGCCTCGGCGATGAGCATGGAGGCCGTCGCCCCGCTGGATGATCTGGTCATGTCGGTCAATTACGGCTTCGACCGCCTGCGCTTCCTCGCCCCGGCGCCGTCCGGATCGCGCGTGCGCGGCCGCTTCAAACTGCTGTCAGCTGAAGACAAGGGCGCCCAGGACGGCATGACGCGTTGGCTGCTGAAGCACGAACTGACCATCGAGATCGACGGCGGCGACAAGCCCGCCCTGATCGTCGAATGGCTGACCATGCATGTGGTGAAGACCTAG
- a CDS encoding Gfo/Idh/MocA family protein yields the protein MTIHQTPLKIGVAGAGVMGRNHARVLAELRDVELTTVFDPDAVTAEGVAAAYGATAVTTAEAFVAAGLDAAVIATPNRYHAELGVALLNAGVHVLVEKPIAATVADAQAMIDAAKSNNRVLMVGHVERFNPAVETVKRAIDGDEIISIQITRVGPFPPRMGEVGVVIDLAVHDIDIIRHLTGSEMTEVQSLLGHAHASREDSALLQFRMANDVIAHITTNWVTPYKTRTLQVATKTRFIVADLITRQVTEYFGQQPDGSYSTRMLNSWPAEPLKKEHEAFLHAIRTGETAAVSGEDGLRNLEVALRCLGEKT from the coding sequence ATGACCATCCACCAGACCCCCCTCAAGATCGGCGTCGCCGGCGCCGGCGTCATGGGCCGCAACCACGCCCGCGTGCTGGCCGAACTGCGCGACGTCGAGCTGACGACGGTGTTCGATCCCGACGCCGTGACGGCCGAGGGCGTGGCCGCCGCCTATGGCGCGACCGCCGTGACGACGGCCGAGGCTTTCGTCGCCGCCGGTCTGGACGCCGCCGTCATCGCCACGCCGAACCGCTATCATGCCGAGTTGGGCGTGGCCCTGCTGAATGCGGGCGTCCATGTGCTGGTCGAAAAGCCGATCGCGGCCACGGTCGCCGACGCCCAGGCCATGATCGATGCGGCCAAGTCGAACAACCGCGTGCTGATGGTCGGCCATGTCGAGCGCTTCAACCCGGCGGTCGAGACGGTCAAGCGCGCCATCGACGGCGACGAGATCATCTCCATCCAGATCACCCGCGTCGGCCCCTTCCCGCCGCGCATGGGCGAGGTCGGGGTGGTCATCGACCTGGCGGTGCACGACATCGACATCATCCGTCACCTGACGGGGTCGGAGATGACCGAGGTCCAGTCCCTGCTGGGTCATGCCCACGCCTCGCGCGAGGATTCGGCCCTGCTGCAGTTCCGCATGGCCAATGACGTGATCGCCCACATCACCACCAACTGGGTCACGCCCTACAAGACCCGCACCCTGCAGGTCGCCACCAAGACCCGCTTCATCGTCGCCGATCTGATCACCCGCCAGGTGACCGAGTATTTCGGCCAGCAGCCGGACGGCTCCTACTCGACGCGGATGCTGAACTCCTGGCCCGCCGAACCGCTCAAGAAGGAGCACGAGGCCTTCCTCCACGCCATCCGCACCGGCGAGACGGCGGCGGTTTCGGGCGAGGACGGCCTGCGCAATCTGGAGGTGGCGCTGAGGTGTCTGGGGGAAAAGACCTAG
- a CDS encoding DegT/DnrJ/EryC1/StrS family aminotransferase, producing the protein MTIPFIDLQAQRLRLAGKIEAAVQEAVVGGAWVMGPQVRQFEADLAAFGKAKHALGCANGTDALALPLMAWGIGRGDAVFVPSFTFAATAEVVPWFDAEPVFVDVDENTYNMDPAALERAIEGIKAEGRLTPRVVIAVDLFGQPADYPAIKAICDKYDLKLISDSAQGFGCTIDGAHPLKWADVTTTSFFPAKPLGCYGDGGAVLTNDDDLAQLMDSIRVHGKAVAVDLKDRTFDHDPKYLNMRIGLNSRLDTIQAAVLIEKLKVFGQEIEWRNAAAARYNEGLRAHVAKVPDVPAGNVSNWAQYTVEHPDRDALAAHLKDQGVPTAVYYPIPLHLQPAYEHFPRGAGGLPVTERLKDVVISLPMHSDLDAQTQDRIIAAVASFKA; encoded by the coding sequence ATGACCATTCCCTTCATCGACCTCCAGGCCCAGCGCCTTCGCCTCGCCGGCAAGATCGAGGCCGCCGTCCAGGAGGCCGTGGTCGGCGGCGCCTGGGTCATGGGTCCGCAGGTGCGCCAGTTCGAGGCCGACCTGGCCGCCTTCGGCAAGGCCAAGCACGCCCTGGGCTGCGCCAACGGCACCGACGCCCTGGCCCTGCCGCTGATGGCTTGGGGGATCGGGCGCGGCGACGCGGTCTTTGTCCCCAGCTTCACCTTCGCCGCCACGGCCGAGGTCGTGCCCTGGTTCGACGCCGAGCCGGTCTTCGTCGACGTGGACGAGAACACCTACAACATGGACCCGGCCGCCCTGGAGCGGGCCATCGAGGGCATCAAGGCCGAGGGTCGCCTGACCCCACGCGTGGTCATCGCCGTCGACCTGTTCGGCCAGCCGGCCGACTATCCGGCCATCAAGGCGATCTGCGACAAATATGATCTGAAACTGATCTCGGACTCGGCCCAGGGCTTCGGCTGCACGATCGACGGCGCGCACCCGCTGAAATGGGCCGACGTGACCACCACCAGCTTCTTCCCGGCCAAGCCGCTGGGCTGCTACGGCGACGGCGGGGCGGTGCTGACCAACGACGACGATCTGGCACAGCTGATGGATTCCATCCGCGTCCACGGCAAGGCGGTGGCGGTCGACCTGAAGGACCGGACCTTTGACCACGACCCCAAATACCTGAACATGCGCATCGGCCTGAACAGCCGCCTGGACACCATCCAGGCCGCTGTCCTGATCGAGAAGCTGAAGGTCTTCGGCCAGGAGATCGAATGGCGCAACGCCGCCGCCGCCCGCTACAACGAGGGCCTGCGCGCCCACGTCGCCAAGGTTCCGGACGTTCCGGCGGGCAATGTCTCCAACTGGGCGCAGTATACGGTCGAGCATCCCGACCGCGACGCCCTGGCCGCGCACCTGAAGGATCAGGGCGTGCCCACGGCGGTCTATTATCCGATCCCGCTGCACCTGCAGCCCGCCTATGAGCATTTCCCGCGCGGCGCCGGGGGCCTGCCTGTCACCGAGCGGCTGAAGGATGTGGTGATCAGCCTGCCGATGCACTCGGACCTCGACGCACAGACGCAGGACCGCATCATCGCCGCCGTCGCCAGCTTCAAGGCCTGA
- the htpX gene encoding zinc metalloprotease HtpX encodes MNHLKTFALLAVMTALFMGIGYLIGGATGMAIALAVAAGMNLFSYWNADKIVLKMYRAQPVDETHPNAVVRAYVADVKQMAQDAGLPLPNITIIPNDQPNAFATGRNPQNAAVAATTGLLDMLTREEIRGVMAHELAHVKNRDTLTMTVTATVAGAIAMLANFALFFGGGDDRERPGGMIGTIALMLLAPMAAGLVQMAISRAREYEADRVGAEIANDPQALASALQKIEAYARGAVNAPAERNPATAHMFIINPLNGKGADNLFSTHPATGNRVRALMELGAKMGMRTRPAAAFVAPSPSAAPIRGTSVPTTDDGRASPPRGPWG; translated from the coding sequence ATGAACCACCTGAAGACATTCGCCCTGCTGGCCGTGATGACCGCCCTGTTCATGGGGATCGGCTATCTGATCGGCGGCGCCACGGGCATGGCGATCGCCCTGGCCGTCGCGGCGGGGATGAACCTGTTCAGCTACTGGAACGCCGACAAGATCGTCCTGAAGATGTACCGCGCCCAGCCGGTGGACGAGACCCACCCCAACGCCGTGGTGCGCGCCTATGTCGCCGATGTGAAGCAGATGGCGCAGGACGCCGGCCTGCCCCTGCCCAACATCACCATCATTCCGAACGACCAGCCCAACGCCTTCGCCACGGGACGCAATCCTCAGAACGCAGCGGTGGCTGCGACGACGGGCCTGCTGGACATGCTGACGCGCGAGGAGATTCGCGGGGTGATGGCGCACGAGTTGGCCCATGTGAAGAACCGCGACACCCTGACCATGACGGTCACGGCGACGGTGGCGGGCGCCATCGCCATGCTGGCCAACTTCGCCCTGTTCTTCGGCGGCGGGGACGACCGCGAGCGGCCCGGCGGGATGATCGGGACCATCGCCCTGATGTTGCTGGCGCCGATGGCGGCGGGTCTGGTGCAGATGGCCATCAGCCGCGCGCGCGAATACGAGGCCGACCGCGTCGGCGCCGAGATTGCCAACGACCCCCAGGCCCTGGCCTCGGCCCTGCAGAAGATCGAGGCCTATGCGCGCGGCGCAGTGAACGCCCCGGCCGAGCGCAATCCGGCCACGGCCCATATGTTCATCATCAACCCGCTGAACGGCAAGGGGGCGGACAATCTGTTCTCGACCCACCCGGCCACCGGCAACCGCGTCCGCGCCCTGATGGAGCTGGGGGCGAAGATGGGCATGAGGACGCGCCCGGCGGCGGCCTTCGTGGCGCCTTCGCCCTCCGCCGCGCCGATCCGCGGGACCAGCGTGCCCACGACCGATGACGGTCGTGCATCGCCGCCGCGCGGCCCGTGGGGCTGA
- a CDS encoding SDR family NAD(P)-dependent oxidoreductase, giving the protein MGEGRRTILITGASAGIGAALARVCAGRGYDLILTARREGPLQSLAEELSAAYGVAIAVIPADLADPDAPVRLVEAITVRGLAVDGLINNAGFSRTTGFLTTDPADHAAMVRVMLSAPVELSRLLLPGMAARGWGRVLNVASLAGQMPATGGDTLYGPIKSFLIKASQGLWLEMQGTGVHVTALCPGYTYTEFHDVNGSREQVSAAYPKWMWMDADRVARIGWDAVEANRPRVTPGVMNNVLAALGGMLPNTMALKMVGGHARRLDRL; this is encoded by the coding sequence GTGGGGGAGGGGCGCCGCACCATTCTGATCACCGGCGCTTCGGCGGGCATAGGGGCCGCGCTGGCCCGTGTCTGCGCCGGGCGTGGCTACGACCTGATCCTGACCGCCCGTCGCGAAGGACCGCTGCAGAGCCTGGCCGAGGAACTGAGCGCTGCGTACGGCGTCGCGATCGCCGTCATTCCCGCTGATCTGGCTGACCCTGACGCGCCCGTCCGTCTGGTCGAGGCGATCACCGTGCGGGGCCTGGCCGTCGACGGCCTGATCAATAACGCAGGCTTCAGCCGCACCACAGGCTTTCTGACCACGGACCCGGCTGACCACGCCGCCATGGTCCGCGTCATGCTGAGCGCGCCGGTCGAGCTGTCGCGTCTGCTGCTGCCGGGCATGGCCGCGCGCGGCTGGGGCCGGGTGCTGAACGTCGCCTCCCTGGCCGGGCAGATGCCCGCGACCGGCGGCGACACCCTTTACGGCCCGATCAAGAGCTTCCTGATCAAGGCGTCGCAAGGGTTGTGGCTGGAGATGCAGGGGACGGGCGTGCACGTCACCGCCCTGTGCCCCGGCTACACCTATACCGAGTTCCACGACGTCAACGGCTCGCGCGAGCAGGTCTCGGCCGCCTATCCGAAGTGGATGTGGATGGACGCCGATCGCGTCGCGCGCATCGGCTGGGACGCGGTCGAGGCGAACCGCCCGCGCGTGACGCCGGGCGTGATGAACAATGTGCTGGCGGCCCTGGGCGGAATGCTGCCCAACACGATGGCGCTGAAGATGGTCGGCGGCCACGCCAGGCGGCTGGACCGCCTCTAG